AGGTCAGCATCGTCGAGACGCAGGGCCAGAAGCTCACCGGCATCTGGCACTTCCAGCTCGAGAAGACCTCCTGACCCCCGACCCGAGCTGAGGACCACCGCCGTGCGGGTGCTCGTCGTGACCGCCGTCCCGGCCGAACGGGACGCGGTCACCCGTGCTTTCGGGGGCGGGTTTGGGGTGCGCCGGGTGCCGGGCGGCGAGCTGCACCGGGCCGGGCCCTTCGACGTGACCGCGGGCGGGGTGGGACCGGCCGCCGCGGCGGCGGCCACCGCCTTCGCCCTGGCCGGCGCGCCCGCCGGTGAACCGTACGGCCTGGTCGTGTCCGCGGGCATCGGGGGCGGCTTCGCGCCCGCCGCGCCCGTCGGGTCCCTGGTGGTGGCCGACACGATCGCCGCCGCCGACCTGGGCGCCGAGACCCCGGACGGTTTCGTGCCCGTCACCGGGCTCGGTTTCGGCCGGGACCGCTTCGTGCCGCCCGCCCCGCTCGTCCGGGAGGTCGCCAGGGCCACCGGCGCCGTACGAGGCACGGTCCTCACCGTCTCGACCGTGACCGGCAGCACCTCCTCCGCGGCGGCGCTGCTGACCGCACATCCCGGAGCCGTCGCCGAGGCCATGGAGGGCTTCGGCGTCGCGGAGGCCGCCGACCGGGCCGGGCTGCCGGTACTGGAGCTCCGGACCGTCTCGAACGCGGTCGGGCCGCGTGACCGGGACGCCTGGCGCATCGGCGAGGCGCTGGCCGCGCTCACCGACGCGTTCGGGAAGACCGCACCCGTAGTGGAAGGCTGGATCCAGCGATGACCGACACGACCGACACCGCCCCCCTCGCCCCGGCCGGGGGCCCCGTCCCGGACAGCCGGCTGCGGATCGCCTTCTCGCCGTGCCCGAACGACACGTTCGTCTTCGACGCCCTGGCGCACGGCAGGGTCCCCGGCGCGCCCGCCCTCGACGTGACCTTCGCCGACATCGACCTCACCAACGGCATGGCCGAGCGCGGCGAGTTCGACGTGCTGAAGGTCTCCTACGCCGTACTGCCGTGGGTGCTGGACGAGTACACCCTGCTGCCGTGCGGCGGGGCGCTGGGACGGGGCTGCGGGCCGCTGGTCCTCACCCGGGAAGCCGGCACGGACCTGACCGGGAGGACGGTGGCCGTACCGAGCGAGCGTTCCACCGCCTACCTGCTGTTCCGGCTGTGGGCGGCCGAGGTGGTGCCCGGGGGCGTGGGCGAGATCGTCGTCATGCCGTTCGACGAGATCATGCCCGCCGTACGTGACGGCCGGGTGGA
This DNA window, taken from Streptomyces nitrosporeus, encodes the following:
- a CDS encoding 1,4-dihydroxy-6-naphthoate synthase, with amino-acid sequence MTDTTDTAPLAPAGGPVPDSRLRIAFSPCPNDTFVFDALAHGRVPGAPALDVTFADIDLTNGMAERGEFDVLKVSYAVLPWVLDEYTLLPCGGALGRGCGPLVLTREAGTDLTGRTVAVPSERSTAYLLFRLWAAEVVPGGVGEIVVMPFDEIMPAVRDGRVDAGLVIHEARFTYRNYGLHSLADMGEHWESTTGLPIPLGAIIAKRSLGGQRLKELADAVRTSVRMAWDDPERSRPYVLEHAQEMDPAVADQHIGLYVNEFTADLGEDGHAAIRGLLTRAAAEGLVPALAPDALTFAGS
- a CDS encoding futalosine hydrolase, which encodes MRVLVVTAVPAERDAVTRAFGGGFGVRRVPGGELHRAGPFDVTAGGVGPAAAAAATAFALAGAPAGEPYGLVVSAGIGGGFAPAAPVGSLVVADTIAAADLGAETPDGFVPVTGLGFGRDRFVPPAPLVREVARATGAVRGTVLTVSTVTGSTSSAAALLTAHPGAVAEAMEGFGVAEAADRAGLPVLELRTVSNAVGPRDRDAWRIGEALAALTDAFGKTAPVVEGWIQR